Proteins from a genomic interval of Balaenoptera musculus isolate JJ_BM4_2016_0621 chromosome 16, mBalMus1.pri.v3, whole genome shotgun sequence:
- the SMNDC1 gene encoding survival of motor neuron-related-splicing factor 30, giving the protein MSEDLAKQLASYKAQLQQVEAALSGNGENEDLLKLKKDLQEVIELTKDLLSTQPSETLASSDNFASTQPTHSWKVGDKCMAIWSEDGQCYEAEIEEIDEENGTAAITFAGYGNAEVTPLLNLKPVEEGRKAKEDSGNKPMSKKEMIAQQREYKKKKALKKAQRIKELEQEREDQKVKWQQFNNRAYSKNKKGQVKRSIFASPESVTGKVGVGTCGIADKPMTQYQDTSKYNVRHLMPQ; this is encoded by the exons atgtcAGAGGATCTAGCAAAGCAACTGGCAAGCTACAAAGCTCAACTCCAGCAAGTTGAAGCTGCGCTGTCTGGAAATGGAGAAAACGAAGATTtgctaaaattaaagaaagatttGCAA gaagtTATAGAACTAACCAAAGACCTTCTGTCAACTCAACCTTCTGAAACGCTGGCAAGTTCAGACAATTTTGCTTCTACTCAGCCCACTCATTCTTGGAAAGTAGGAGACAAGTGTATGGCAATCTGGAGTGAAGATGGACA GTGTTATGAAGCGGAGATTGAGGAGATAGATGAAGAAAACGGCACCGCTGCAATCACTTTTGCTGGCTATGGCAATGCTGAAGTGACTCCACTGTTGAACCTCAAGCCtgtagaagaaggaaggaaggcaaaggAGGACAGTGGCAACAAACCCATGTCAAA aaaagaaatgattgcCCAGCAGCgtgaatataaaaagaagaaagctttgAAAAAAGCACAGAGAATAAAAGAACTTGAACAAGAAAGAGAGGACCAGAAGGTGAAATGGCAGCAGTTCAACAACAGAGcctattctaaaaacaaaaaaggccag GTAAAGAGGAGTATTTTTGCTTCACCTGAGAGTGTAACTGGCAAAGTTGGAGTAGGAACTTGTGGAATTGCTGATAAACCTATGACACAGTATCAAGATACCTCTAAATACAATGTTAGGCATTTGATGCCTCAATAA